A single genomic interval of Hevea brasiliensis isolate MT/VB/25A 57/8 chromosome 4, ASM3005281v1, whole genome shotgun sequence harbors:
- the LOC131179061 gene encoding uncharacterized protein LOC131179061 — protein MVDSRAQSIKDAFLALKEQSSQPQEGCSDPPIVDEVALYYQVVGGEKKNRVYGIGSQASIFYPSSSHGSSSTASYCAQSEAMEEEIQQLHQTIATLKDSLVAMEERDRQRELMLEERYRQREQTLEERMQQMMQNMMAQMMQGTQFTAPTPHATHQDDGREADSVDE, from the exons ATGGTTGATTCACGAGCGCAATCAATTAAG GATGCATTTTTGGCGCTTAAGGAGCAGTCGTCTCAACCACAAGAGGGGTGCAGTGACCCTCCTATTGTAGATGAGGTCGCACTATATTATCAAGTTGTGGGGGGGGAGAAGAAGAACAGGGTTTATGGCATTGGATCTCAAGCATCAATTTTTTACCCTAGCTCATCACATGGATCATCTTCTACTGCATCCTATTGTGCTCAGTCAGAGGCAATGGAGGAAGAGATTCAACAATTGCATCAGACTATTGCAACGCTCAAGGATAGTTTGGttgcaatggaggagagagatCGACAACGCGAGTTGATGCTAGAGGAGAGATATAGACAACGTGAGCAGACACTGGAGGAGCGCATGCAACAAATGATGCAAAACATGATGGCACAAATGATGCAGGGTACGCAGTTTACAGCCCCAACTCCACATGCGACTCATCAAGATGATGGTAGAGAGGCTGATAGTGTTGATGAGTGA